One genomic window of Mustela erminea isolate mMusErm1 chromosome 13, mMusErm1.Pri, whole genome shotgun sequence includes the following:
- the ADNP2 gene encoding activity-dependent neuroprotector homeobox protein 2 isoform X2: MFQIPVENLDNIRKVRKKVKGILVDIGLDSCKELLKDLKGFDPGEKYFFNTSWGDISLWEPSGKKVRYRTKPYCCSLCKYSTKVLASFKTHLHRCHEDDIDQELVIPCPNCVFSSQPKTVGRHFRMFHAPVRKVQNYTVNILGETKSSRSDVISFTCLKCNFSNTLYYSMKKHVLVAHFHYLISSYFGLRTEETGDQPKAEDSLAAEKVPPSDKYYCKKCCAKASSQDALMYHILTADTHRDLENKLRSVISEHIKKPGLLKQMHIAPKPVAPLAVPPNGSAPGLAASSPCFRLSVPRSSQSQPVVQPVVQPVPGPVPPGTVAVGTSASLPHSPPAAAQSHVTLVSSPLPPSAPRPVFLSRGVPLTQSANPPVLPLSPPVGPVNKRVGAGVLPVSQTIRPGALPLSPPVGPGVLSVSRPAGPGVLPVSPSVTPGVLQAVSPGVISVSRTVPSGVLPAGQMTPAGVIPSGQTATSGVLPAGQVVQSGVLPIGQTAPSGVLPTGLTVPSRVLPPGQTVPLRVLPAGQVVPPGLLSPSQTVSSGVLPVSPGVNSGVLQLSQPVVSGVLPVAQPVRPGVLQLNQSVSTSILPANQPVRPGASQNTTFLTSGSILRQLIPTGKQVNGIPTYTLAPVSVTLPVPPGGVATVPPPQVPLQLLQSGTAAQMASSMASMPSPPVVVSATQSMFVQASPSAAEASQALKQAKQWKTCPVCNELFPSNVYQVHMEVAHKHSESKAVEKLEPEKLAACAPFLKWMRERAVRCLSCKCLVSEEELIHHLLMHGLGCLFCPCTFHDIKGLSEHSRTVHRGKKKLPVDYSNRGFQLDLDANGNLMFPHLDFITILPKEELGEREVYLAVLAGIHSKSLVPVYIKVRPQTEAAAGSPGKQALTCPFCFGTLVTTEAYELHLKERHHITPTVHTILKSPAFKCIHCCGVYTGNMTLAAIAIHLLRCRSAPKDSSSDLQVQPSFIENSQVLLVNGEVVHDSSFSVKRKLPDGHSGAEEQRGAEERPPVVSTDAAPAPEKVASAVPLKRQRSEVRTEGPLVSEDALQILALNPKKYEDRSYEEKKQFLRDYFHKRPYPSKKEIELLSSLLWVWKIDVASFFGKRRYICMKAIKSHKPSVLLGFDMSELKNVKHRLNFEYEPQNL; the protein is encoded by the exons GACCTTAAAGGCTTTGATCCAGGAGAGAAGTACTTTTTTAACACATCATGGGGAGATATTTCTCTTTGGGAACCTTCTGGAAAGAAAGTG AGATACCGCACGAAGCCGTACTGCTGCAGCCTCTGTAAATACTCCACGAAAGTGCTTGCCTCGTTCAAGACCCACTTACATCGGTGCCACGAGGATGACATCGACCAGGAGCTGGTGATCCCCTGCCCGAACTGCGTATTCTCTTCTCAACCCAAAACCGTGGGACGGCACTTCAGAATGTTCCATGCACCTGTTCGGAAAGTCCAGAACTACACAGTGAACATTTTAGGGGAAACGAAATCTTCGAGGAGTGATGTGATAagttttacatgtttaaaatgtaacttttcgAACACCTTGTACTACAGCATGAAGAAGCACGTGCTGGTGGCTCACTTCCACTACTTAATTAGCTCCTACTTCGGCCTGCGGACCGAGGAAACGGGCGATCAGCCGAAAGCTGAGGACAGCCTTGCTGCCGAGAAGGTGCCCCCGTCCGACAAGTATTATTGTAAAAAGTGCTGCGCCAAGGCCAGCAGCCAGGACGCTTTGATGTATCATATCTTGACAGCGGACACACACAGGGATTTGGAGAATAAGCTTAGATCTGTGATTTCCGAGCATATTAAGAAGCCTGGACTTCTGAAGCAAATGCACATCGCTCCCAAACCAGTGGCCCCTTTGGCTGTGCCACCAAACGGCAGCGCTCCGGGCCTTGCGGCCTCATCCCCTTGTTTCCGCCTCTCCGTGCCTCGGAGCAGCCAGAGCCAGCCCGTGGTCCAGCCCGTGGTCCAGCCCGTGCCGGGCCCGGTCCCGCCAGGGACGGTGGCCGTGGGCACTTCGGCGAGCCTCCCCCATTCTCCGCCTGCCGCGGCTCAGTCCCACGTGACTCTGGTGTCcagtcccctgcctccctccgccCCGCGGCCCGTCTTTCTTTCTCGTGGAGTCCCGCTCACTCAGTCAGCAAACCCTCCTGTGTTGCCCTTGAGTCCGCCAGTGGGGCCTGTCAATAAGCGTGTTGGAGCTGGCGTCCTCCCGGTAAGCCAGACCATCCGCCCCGGGGCTTTACCCCTGAGCCCGCCTGTTGGGCCTGGAGTTCTTTCCGTCAGCAGGCCTGCCGGGCCCGGCGTCCTTCCTGTCAGTCCGTCTGTCACCCCCGGCGTTCTTCAGGCAGTGTCACCAGGAGTGATTTCCGTGAGCCGGACGGTCCCATCGGGGGTCCTTCCTGCAGGCCAGATGACCCCTGCTGGAGTGATCCCTTCGGGACAGACGGCCACTTCTGGGGTTCTTCCAGCTGGCCAGGTGGTCCAGTCAGGGGTTCTTCCCATTGGCCAGACGGCCCCCTCAGGGGTTCTCCCCACTGGGCTGACCGTCCCGTCACGGGTTCTCCCTCCCGGCCAGACGGTCCCGCTGAGGGTGCTGCCTGCAGGCCAGGTGGTCCCTCCTGGGCTCCTTTCTCCCAGCCAGACAGTCTCGTCAGGTGTTTTGCCTGTGAGCCCGGGTGTCAATTCTGGGGTTCTTCAGCTTAGTCAGCCGGTCGTGTCGGGTGTGCTCCCTGTGGCCCAGCCGGTGAGACCTGGGGTCCTCCAGCTTAACCAGTCTGTGAGCACCAGCATTCTGCCTGCAAACCAGCCCGTGAGACCGGGTGCTTCTCAGAACACCACGTTCCTCACGTCGGGCTCTATCCTCAGACAGCTCATTCCTACAGGGAAACAGGTGAATGGGATTCCCACGTACACGCTTGCCCCCGTGTCTGTCACTTTGCCTGTGCCTCCGGGAGGCGTTGCCACTGTCCCCccgccccaggtgcccctccagctcCTGCAGTCGGGCACGGCTGCCCAGATGGCCAGCTCCATGGCCAGCATGCCGTCTCCTCCGGTGGTGGTCAGCGCCACCCAGAGTATGTTCGTTCAGGCCTCTCCGTCGGCGGCAGAAGCGAGCCAGGCGCTCAAACAGGCGAAGCAGTGGAAAACCTGTCCGGTTTGCAACGAGCTCTTCCCCTCCAACGTCTACCAGGTTCACATGGAGGTGGCCCACAAGCACAGCGAGTCCAAGGctgtggagaaactggagccTGAAAAGCTGGCCGCGTGTGCCCCGTTTTTAAAGTGGATGAGAGAGAGGGCGGTCCGGTGTCTCTCTTGTAAGTGCTTGGTGTCCGAGGAAGAGCTCATCCATCACTTGCTAATGCATGGCCTGGGCTGCTTGTTCTGTCCCTGCACTTTCCATGACATCAAAGGCCTTTCTGAGCACAGTCGGACTGTGCACCGAGGGAAGAAGAAGCTACCTGTGGATTACAGCAACCGAGGTTTCCAGTTGGATCTCGACGCTAATGGCAACCTGATGTTCCCCCATCTTGATTTCATTACCATATTGCCGAAGGAAGAGCTTGGGGAGCGGGAAGTCTACTTGGCCGTGCTGGCGGGGATACACTCCAAGTCCCTTGTGCCCGTGTATATAAAAGTGAGGCCCCAGACGGAGGCCGCCGCCGGGAGCCCCGGCAAACAGGCGCTGACTTGTCCCTTTTGCTTTGGCACCTTGGTGACGACCGAGGCGTATGAATTGCACTTGAAGGAGAGGCACCACATCACACCAACGGTCCACACCATCCTGAAGTCTCCGGCGTTCAAGTGCATCCACTGCTGTGGGGTCTACACCGGCAACATGACCCTGGCCGCCATCGCCATCCACCTGCTGCGCTGCCGGAGCGCCCCGAAGGACAGCAGCTCGGACCTGCAGGTCCAGCCCAGCTTCATCGAGAACAGCCAAGTGCTCTTAGTCAACGGCGAGGTGGTCCACGACTCCAGTTTCTCCGTGAAGAGAAAGCTGCCCGACGGCCACTCTGGGGCGGAAGAGCAGAGGGGGGCGGAGGAGCGACCTCCCGTCGTCAGCACCGACGCGGCCCCGGCCCCCGAGAAGGTGGCGAGTGCGGTGCCTTTGAAAAGACAAAGGAGTGAGGTGAGGACAGAGGGGCCGCTCGTTAGCGAAGACGCGCTCCAGATTTTAGCTTTAAACCCCAAGAAATACGAAGACCGTTcctatgaagaaaaaaagcagtttcTTAGAGACTATTTCCACAAGAGACCATATCCTAGTAAAAAGGAAATCGAACTTCTTTCTTCACTCTTGTGGGTGTGGAAAATCGACGTGGCTTCgttttttggaaaaagaagatacattTGCATGAAAGCAATAAAAAGTCACAAGCCTTCTGTACTTTTAGGCTTTGATATGtctgaacttaaaaatgttaaacacaggTTGAACTTTGAGTATGAGCCACAAAAcctgtaa
- the ADNP2 gene encoding activity-dependent neuroprotector homeobox protein 2 isoform X3, giving the protein MFHAPVRKVQNYTVNILGETKSSRSDVISFTCLKCNFSNTLYYSMKKHVLVAHFHYLISSYFGLRTEETGDQPKAEDSLAAEKVPPSDKYYCKKCCAKASSQDALMYHILTADTHRDLENKLRSVISEHIKKPGLLKQMHIAPKPVAPLAVPPNGSAPGLAASSPCFRLSVPRSSQSQPVVQPVVQPVPGPVPPGTVAVGTSASLPHSPPAAAQSHVTLVSSPLPPSAPRPVFLSRGVPLTQSANPPVLPLSPPVGPVNKRVGAGVLPVSQTIRPGALPLSPPVGPGVLSVSRPAGPGVLPVSPSVTPGVLQAVSPGVISVSRTVPSGVLPAGQMTPAGVIPSGQTATSGVLPAGQVVQSGVLPIGQTAPSGVLPTGLTVPSRVLPPGQTVPLRVLPAGQVVPPGLLSPSQTVSSGVLPVSPGVNSGVLQLSQPVVSGVLPVAQPVRPGVLQLNQSVSTSILPANQPVRPGASQNTTFLTSGSILRQLIPTGKQVNGIPTYTLAPVSVTLPVPPGGVATVPPPQVPLQLLQSGTAAQMASSMASMPSPPVVVSATQSMFVQASPSAAEASQALKQAKQWKTCPVCNELFPSNVYQVHMEVAHKHSESKAVEKLEPEKLAACAPFLKWMRERAVRCLSCKCLVSEEELIHHLLMHGLGCLFCPCTFHDIKGLSEHSRTVHRGKKKLPVDYSNRGFQLDLDANGNLMFPHLDFITILPKEELGEREVYLAVLAGIHSKSLVPVYIKVRPQTEAAAGSPGKQALTCPFCFGTLVTTEAYELHLKERHHITPTVHTILKSPAFKCIHCCGVYTGNMTLAAIAIHLLRCRSAPKDSSSDLQVQPSFIENSQVLLVNGEVVHDSSFSVKRKLPDGHSGAEEQRGAEERPPVVSTDAAPAPEKVASAVPLKRQRSEVRTEGPLVSEDALQILALNPKKYEDRSYEEKKQFLRDYFHKRPYPSKKEIELLSSLLWVWKIDVASFFGKRRYICMKAIKSHKPSVLLGFDMSELKNVKHRLNFEYEPQNL; this is encoded by the coding sequence ATGTTCCATGCACCTGTTCGGAAAGTCCAGAACTACACAGTGAACATTTTAGGGGAAACGAAATCTTCGAGGAGTGATGTGATAagttttacatgtttaaaatgtaacttttcgAACACCTTGTACTACAGCATGAAGAAGCACGTGCTGGTGGCTCACTTCCACTACTTAATTAGCTCCTACTTCGGCCTGCGGACCGAGGAAACGGGCGATCAGCCGAAAGCTGAGGACAGCCTTGCTGCCGAGAAGGTGCCCCCGTCCGACAAGTATTATTGTAAAAAGTGCTGCGCCAAGGCCAGCAGCCAGGACGCTTTGATGTATCATATCTTGACAGCGGACACACACAGGGATTTGGAGAATAAGCTTAGATCTGTGATTTCCGAGCATATTAAGAAGCCTGGACTTCTGAAGCAAATGCACATCGCTCCCAAACCAGTGGCCCCTTTGGCTGTGCCACCAAACGGCAGCGCTCCGGGCCTTGCGGCCTCATCCCCTTGTTTCCGCCTCTCCGTGCCTCGGAGCAGCCAGAGCCAGCCCGTGGTCCAGCCCGTGGTCCAGCCCGTGCCGGGCCCGGTCCCGCCAGGGACGGTGGCCGTGGGCACTTCGGCGAGCCTCCCCCATTCTCCGCCTGCCGCGGCTCAGTCCCACGTGACTCTGGTGTCcagtcccctgcctccctccgccCCGCGGCCCGTCTTTCTTTCTCGTGGAGTCCCGCTCACTCAGTCAGCAAACCCTCCTGTGTTGCCCTTGAGTCCGCCAGTGGGGCCTGTCAATAAGCGTGTTGGAGCTGGCGTCCTCCCGGTAAGCCAGACCATCCGCCCCGGGGCTTTACCCCTGAGCCCGCCTGTTGGGCCTGGAGTTCTTTCCGTCAGCAGGCCTGCCGGGCCCGGCGTCCTTCCTGTCAGTCCGTCTGTCACCCCCGGCGTTCTTCAGGCAGTGTCACCAGGAGTGATTTCCGTGAGCCGGACGGTCCCATCGGGGGTCCTTCCTGCAGGCCAGATGACCCCTGCTGGAGTGATCCCTTCGGGACAGACGGCCACTTCTGGGGTTCTTCCAGCTGGCCAGGTGGTCCAGTCAGGGGTTCTTCCCATTGGCCAGACGGCCCCCTCAGGGGTTCTCCCCACTGGGCTGACCGTCCCGTCACGGGTTCTCCCTCCCGGCCAGACGGTCCCGCTGAGGGTGCTGCCTGCAGGCCAGGTGGTCCCTCCTGGGCTCCTTTCTCCCAGCCAGACAGTCTCGTCAGGTGTTTTGCCTGTGAGCCCGGGTGTCAATTCTGGGGTTCTTCAGCTTAGTCAGCCGGTCGTGTCGGGTGTGCTCCCTGTGGCCCAGCCGGTGAGACCTGGGGTCCTCCAGCTTAACCAGTCTGTGAGCACCAGCATTCTGCCTGCAAACCAGCCCGTGAGACCGGGTGCTTCTCAGAACACCACGTTCCTCACGTCGGGCTCTATCCTCAGACAGCTCATTCCTACAGGGAAACAGGTGAATGGGATTCCCACGTACACGCTTGCCCCCGTGTCTGTCACTTTGCCTGTGCCTCCGGGAGGCGTTGCCACTGTCCCCccgccccaggtgcccctccagctcCTGCAGTCGGGCACGGCTGCCCAGATGGCCAGCTCCATGGCCAGCATGCCGTCTCCTCCGGTGGTGGTCAGCGCCACCCAGAGTATGTTCGTTCAGGCCTCTCCGTCGGCGGCAGAAGCGAGCCAGGCGCTCAAACAGGCGAAGCAGTGGAAAACCTGTCCGGTTTGCAACGAGCTCTTCCCCTCCAACGTCTACCAGGTTCACATGGAGGTGGCCCACAAGCACAGCGAGTCCAAGGctgtggagaaactggagccTGAAAAGCTGGCCGCGTGTGCCCCGTTTTTAAAGTGGATGAGAGAGAGGGCGGTCCGGTGTCTCTCTTGTAAGTGCTTGGTGTCCGAGGAAGAGCTCATCCATCACTTGCTAATGCATGGCCTGGGCTGCTTGTTCTGTCCCTGCACTTTCCATGACATCAAAGGCCTTTCTGAGCACAGTCGGACTGTGCACCGAGGGAAGAAGAAGCTACCTGTGGATTACAGCAACCGAGGTTTCCAGTTGGATCTCGACGCTAATGGCAACCTGATGTTCCCCCATCTTGATTTCATTACCATATTGCCGAAGGAAGAGCTTGGGGAGCGGGAAGTCTACTTGGCCGTGCTGGCGGGGATACACTCCAAGTCCCTTGTGCCCGTGTATATAAAAGTGAGGCCCCAGACGGAGGCCGCCGCCGGGAGCCCCGGCAAACAGGCGCTGACTTGTCCCTTTTGCTTTGGCACCTTGGTGACGACCGAGGCGTATGAATTGCACTTGAAGGAGAGGCACCACATCACACCAACGGTCCACACCATCCTGAAGTCTCCGGCGTTCAAGTGCATCCACTGCTGTGGGGTCTACACCGGCAACATGACCCTGGCCGCCATCGCCATCCACCTGCTGCGCTGCCGGAGCGCCCCGAAGGACAGCAGCTCGGACCTGCAGGTCCAGCCCAGCTTCATCGAGAACAGCCAAGTGCTCTTAGTCAACGGCGAGGTGGTCCACGACTCCAGTTTCTCCGTGAAGAGAAAGCTGCCCGACGGCCACTCTGGGGCGGAAGAGCAGAGGGGGGCGGAGGAGCGACCTCCCGTCGTCAGCACCGACGCGGCCCCGGCCCCCGAGAAGGTGGCGAGTGCGGTGCCTTTGAAAAGACAAAGGAGTGAGGTGAGGACAGAGGGGCCGCTCGTTAGCGAAGACGCGCTCCAGATTTTAGCTTTAAACCCCAAGAAATACGAAGACCGTTcctatgaagaaaaaaagcagtttcTTAGAGACTATTTCCACAAGAGACCATATCCTAGTAAAAAGGAAATCGAACTTCTTTCTTCACTCTTGTGGGTGTGGAAAATCGACGTGGCTTCgttttttggaaaaagaagatacattTGCATGAAAGCAATAAAAAGTCACAAGCCTTCTGTACTTTTAGGCTTTGATATGtctgaacttaaaaatgttaaacacaggTTGAACTTTGAGTATGAGCCACAAAAcctgtaa